The bacterium genome includes the window ATCCGCCTCATCCACCTCGAGGTGGACGAGGAGACCAAGACCAAGAAGGTCAAGGAGGTGAAGGAACAGGACGTTTACCTGGGCGAGATCCCCCTCATGACTGCAAACGGGACGTTCATCATCAATGGAACCGAGCGGGTCATCGTCAGCCAGCTTCATCGGAGCCCCGGCGTTTTCTACGAGCCGGACAAGAGCAAGTCCATGGTCGGGGGGCGCCCCCTGTACTCGGCCCGTGTGATCCCTTACAGGGGTTCGTGGCTGGATTTCGAGTACGACGCCAAGTTACTTATCAACGTCCGCATCGACCGCCGCCGCAAGATCCCCGCCACTATTCTGCTCAGGGCCCTCGGGTACGATCCGGAACAGATCATCCGCCTGTTCTACCCCATCGACAGGGTGCGACTGCATGGCGGCAAGGCGTTCAAGACCTACCAGCGCAAGACCGTGGAGATGCAGAACGTGTCCAGGGACATCGTGGACCCTTCTTCCGGGGATGTACTGGTTCGGGAAGGCCGCAAGGTGTTCGCTTCGTCGGCCAAAAAGATCGAGGCTGCCGGGATCACCGAGTTCGAGATCGATCCGGTCACGGATCTTCTCGGGCGGTACTTGGCTTCCCCGGTCGTGGACACAGGCACCGGCGAGATCATCGGCGACTGCAACGAGGAGATCACCCAGGATGTCCTGGGGAAGATCACAGAGGCCGGTGTTTCGGAGCTGGAGATCCTGTTCATCGACAACAACAGGTACGAAAGCTCCCTCAGGGACACCCTCGCAACGGACAAGGTGCTCAACCAGGAAGACGCCCTGCTGGAGATCTACAGGAAACTTCGCCCCGGCGATCCTCCAACCCTGGAGACCGCCAAGGCCCATTTCGACCGTCTCTTTTTCTCCGACGACCGTTACGACCTTTCACGGGTCGGGCGCCTGAAGATCAACATCAAGCTGGCAGAGGAACTCAGGGAACTGTTCGGTCAGGAAGTTCCGCCCCTTGAGGCCCGCGTCCTCATGAAAGAGGATATCGTGGCCATCATGAAGTACCTGGTGAAGCTTCGAAGCGGTATCAAGGAAGCGGTGGCCGATGACATCGACCACCTGGGCAACCGCCGCGTGAGGAGCGTCGGCGAACTGCTTGAGAACCAGTTCCGTATCGGCCTGGTGCGGATGGAAAGGGCGATCAAGGAGCGCATGAGCATCCAGGAGATGGAAACGGTCATGCCTCACGACCTCATCAACGCCAAGCCGGTTTCGGCGGTGGTCAAGGAGTTCTTCGGGTCCAGCCAGCTGTCCCAGTTCATGGACCAGACCAATCCCCTTTCGGAGATCACCCACAAGAGGCGCCTTTCCGCCCTCGGCCCGGGCGGTCTGACCCGCGAAAGGGCCGGTTTCGAGGTCAGGGACGTCCACCCGACCCACTATGGCCGGATCTGTCCCATCGAGACCCCGGAAGGTCCAAACATCGGGCTCATCTCCTCCCTGAGCACTTTTGCCCAGATCAACGAGTTCGGCTTCATCGAGACGCCGTACCGCAAGGTAGAAAACTCAAAGGTCTCCAACGAGATCATCTACCTGTCGGCCCTGGAGGAGGACAGATACTCTATCGCCCAAGCCAACGCGGCCCTCGACAGCAAGAACCGGTTCGTCGACGAATTCATCGCCGCCAGGGTCGGTGGAGAGCCCACCATGGTGCCTAAGGACGATGTCCATCTCATGGATGTGTCCCCCCGGCAGCTGGTCTCGGTGGCAGCCTCCCTCATCCCGTTCCTGGAGAACGACGACGCCAACAGGGCACTCATGGGTTCCAACATGCAGCGGCAGGCGGTGCCCCTCCTGACGACATCGGCACCCCTGGTGGGCACCGGCATGGAAGCAGTGGCTGCCCGGGATTCCGGTGCCGTGGTCATCGCCAAGCGCGGCGGAGTGGTGGAGAGCGTGGATGCCGGCCGGATCGTCATCCAGGTTGACGAGTCGGAAGAGGACAAGGAAGGGGTCGATGGCTTGTCCAACGTAGACATCTACCACCTCATCAAGTTCATGAGGTCCAACCAGAATACCTGCATCAACCAGATCCCCATCGTCCAGCCGGGACAGCACGTTAACGCCGCCGACGTCATTGCCGATGGTCCTGCCACGGACCGGGGCGAACTGGCCCTGGGCAAGAATATCCTCGTGGCGTTCATGCCCTGGAACGGCTACAACTTCGAGGACTCCATCCTCGTGAGCGAGCGGCTGGTCCAGGAGGACGTCTTCACCTCCATTCACATCGAGGAGTTCGAGGTGATGGCCCGCGACACCAAGCTGGGGAAGGAAGAGATCACCCGGGATATCCCCAACGTGGGCGAGGAAGCGTTAAAGGACCTGGATGAGTCCGGCATCGTCCGTATCGGCGCCGAGGTGAATGCCGGAGATATCCTTGTCGGGAAAGTCACCCCCAAGGGAGAGACCCAGCTGACCCCCGAAGAAAAGCTCCTTCGGGCCATCTTCGGCGAGAAGGCCGGTGATGTGAGAGACACATCCCTCCGCGTTCCCCCCGGGGTCGAGGGGGTGGTCATCGACGTCAAGGTGTTCTCGAGGCGAGGTATGGACAAGGATAACCGTGCCCAGGCCATCGAGGACGATCAGGTTGCCCGGTACATCAAGGACCGTGACGACGAGATCCGCATCGTGCGCAACAGCATGTACGAAAAGATCCGCAGCACCATCCAGGGCAAGAAACTGGACGCCGACCTCAGGGGGCCGGACGGCAAGGTGGCTGCCAGGAAAGACGGCAAGGTCACCACGAAGATCCTTGAGGACCTGCCCAAGGTCAGGTGGTTCGACATCCCCCTTGCGGATCAAAAAGCCCTTCAGCGGATGATGATCCTGAAGCAGCGATCGGAAAACCAGGAGGAGATGATCCGCCGCCTCTTCGACGGCAAGATTGAAAAACTGCGTAAGGGCGATGAACTCCCTCCCGGAGTCATCAAGATGGTCAAAGTCTACCTGGCGATCAAGCGCCAGCTGTCCGTTGGCGACAAGATGGCGGGCCGGCACGGGAACAAAGGTGTCCTTTCCAAGATTGTCCCGGTGGAAGACATGCCCTATATGGAGGACGGGACCCCCGTGGACATAGTGCTCAACCCCCTTGGGGTCCCAAGCCGTATGAACGTCGGGCAGATCCTCGAGATCATGCTGGGCTGGGCAGCCAAGGGTGTTGGCGAGCAGGTAGGGAAACTCGTCAACTCCAACGCAACGGTGACCAAGGTCCGCAGCATGCTCAGGGAAGTCTACGGCGCTGACAGACCTACCGAGGCCGGGAAGAAGGTCAAGGATATTATCGACGGCCTGGACGAGGACGGTGTTTTCGATCTGGCCCGGAATCTCAATAACGGCCTGCTGGTCGCTTCCCCGGTGTTCGACGGCGCCAACGAGGAAGAGATCCAGGAACTGCTGAAGATCGCCGGTATGTCGGTGCGGGGGCAGGCCAGGCTCGTGGACGGCAAGACCGGCGAGCTTTTCCACAGGGCCGTCACCCTCGGCTATATGTACATGTTGAAGCTGCACCACCTCGTGGACGACAAGATCCACGCCAGGTCCATCGGGCCGTACTCCCTCGTCACCCAGCAGCCCCTGGGCGGCAAAGCCCAGTTCGGCGGACAGCGTTTCGGTGAGATGGAAGTATGGGCCCTGGAGGGTTACGGCGCTGCACACACCCTTCAGGAGATGCTCACCGTGAAGTCGGACGACGTGGCGGGCAGGACCAAGATGTACGAGGCCATCGTCAAAGGGCAAAACGGCATGGATGCGGGCCTTCCGGAATCTTTCAACGTCCTCATCAAGGAACTGCAGAGTTTCTGCCTGGACGTGGAGCTGCTTGAAGAAGAAGGAGGAGGAGCCTGATCGGTTCCCGATCAGGAAGCCCCAGGTACCAAGTACTCAGTACTAAATACTGATTCTTTGGAGGTAATTGATGCCTTTGACCGATTTTTACAGTGAGCACTTCGATCGTCCGAAGTATCCCACGAACTTCAACGCCATCAGGCTGAGGCTGGCCTCGCCTGAAAAGGTCCGCGCATGGTCCTACGGCGAGGTGAAAAAGCCCGAGACCATAAACTACCGGACCTTCAAGCCCGAAAGGGACGGCCTGTTCTGCGCCAAGATCT containing:
- the rpoB gene encoding DNA-directed RNA polymerase subunit beta, yielding MAQAAKPNMPLRRDFSRLPSIIGMPNLIEVQKESYEKFLQINIEPELREETGLHAVFKGIFPIEDYSKTTLLDYAKFDILEPKFDVQECQDRGMTFAAPLNVTIRLIHLEVDEETKTKKVKEVKEQDVYLGEIPLMTANGTFIINGTERVIVSQLHRSPGVFYEPDKSKSMVGGRPLYSARVIPYRGSWLDFEYDAKLLINVRIDRRRKIPATILLRALGYDPEQIIRLFYPIDRVRLHGGKAFKTYQRKTVEMQNVSRDIVDPSSGDVLVREGRKVFASSAKKIEAAGITEFEIDPVTDLLGRYLASPVVDTGTGEIIGDCNEEITQDVLGKITEAGVSELEILFIDNNRYESSLRDTLATDKVLNQEDALLEIYRKLRPGDPPTLETAKAHFDRLFFSDDRYDLSRVGRLKINIKLAEELRELFGQEVPPLEARVLMKEDIVAIMKYLVKLRSGIKEAVADDIDHLGNRRVRSVGELLENQFRIGLVRMERAIKERMSIQEMETVMPHDLINAKPVSAVVKEFFGSSQLSQFMDQTNPLSEITHKRRLSALGPGGLTRERAGFEVRDVHPTHYGRICPIETPEGPNIGLISSLSTFAQINEFGFIETPYRKVENSKVSNEIIYLSALEEDRYSIAQANAALDSKNRFVDEFIAARVGGEPTMVPKDDVHLMDVSPRQLVSVAASLIPFLENDDANRALMGSNMQRQAVPLLTTSAPLVGTGMEAVAARDSGAVVIAKRGGVVESVDAGRIVIQVDESEEDKEGVDGLSNVDIYHLIKFMRSNQNTCINQIPIVQPGQHVNAADVIADGPATDRGELALGKNILVAFMPWNGYNFEDSILVSERLVQEDVFTSIHIEEFEVMARDTKLGKEEITRDIPNVGEEALKDLDESGIVRIGAEVNAGDILVGKVTPKGETQLTPEEKLLRAIFGEKAGDVRDTSLRVPPGVEGVVIDVKVFSRRGMDKDNRAQAIEDDQVARYIKDRDDEIRIVRNSMYEKIRSTIQGKKLDADLRGPDGKVAARKDGKVTTKILEDLPKVRWFDIPLADQKALQRMMILKQRSENQEEMIRRLFDGKIEKLRKGDELPPGVIKMVKVYLAIKRQLSVGDKMAGRHGNKGVLSKIVPVEDMPYMEDGTPVDIVLNPLGVPSRMNVGQILEIMLGWAAKGVGEQVGKLVNSNATVTKVRSMLREVYGADRPTEAGKKVKDIIDGLDEDGVFDLARNLNNGLLVASPVFDGANEEEIQELLKIAGMSVRGQARLVDGKTGELFHRAVTLGYMYMLKLHHLVDDKIHARSIGPYSLVTQQPLGGKAQFGGQRFGEMEVWALEGYGAAHTLQEMLTVKSDDVAGRTKMYEAIVKGQNGMDAGLPESFNVLIKELQSFCLDVELLEEEGGGA